Below is a genomic region from Pectobacterium polaris.
CGTGGTTTTTTAGCCGTTCGCGACAGTTTGTGATTATCTGCGCACCCGCTCGCCGCAAGTCGTTATAGCCATTTACTGCGTTTTAACCACCATGCAACGCCGCCCACCAATATCACCAACATCAGGCAGAACGTGAAAAAACCAAACGGCGCATCACCGCCGGGAATTCCCCCTAAGTTGACGCCAAATAAGCCGGTTAAGAACGTCGTCGGCAGGAAAACCATCGCCAAAAGCGACATCGTATAGGTACGGCGGTTCATCGCTTCAGTCATCAACGCAGTAATTTCATCCGACAGTACCGTGGTGCGCGCAATACTGGCGTCCAGATCCTCCAGCCCGCGCCCTAATCGATCGGCAATTTCCTGCATTCTGCGGCGATCGTCATCCTGCATCCAGGGCAGTTTCTCGCCGGAAATACGCGAGAAGACATCGCGCTGTGGCGTCATATAGCGGCGTAACACGATAAGCTGTTTGCGAATCAGCGCCAGCTCGCCGCGCGGTGGAATCTTTTGCTCCAGCAAATCCTCTTCCAGATCGATGATTTTCTCATGCAAATCATCAATAAATTCGCTGGTATGATCGGTCAACGATTCCGCAATGGAAACCAGCCAGCTTCCGCTGTCCGTCGGGCCATTGCCTTCCTTCAGATCGGTAAGAATCTCGTCGATAGCCAGAACTTTACGGCGTCGAGTGGAAATAATCAGTTTATCGGTAATAAACACCCGAACGGCCACAAGCTGATCCGGTCGCGCATTGGCATTCAGGTTAATGCTGCGCAGCGTGATCAACGTACCTTCCCCTAAGCGCGTGACTCTGGGGCGGGCGCTTTCCCCCGCCAGTGCATTGCGTACGCTATCCGGCACCAGCGTCGTTTTATTCAACCAGCGCACGCTGGCAGGCAAGGTAGAATCCAGGTGTAGCCAGCAGGGTTTCTCGCTGTTAACCACATCCTGCTCGCCAATCGGGGTCACGCCCCCCTTTCCATCCAACTGATACGCATGAACCGCACCGCTGTGTTGCAACTCTTTTCCTGCCAAGGATTCCACGTCTTGCCTCCAACGGTTTTGCTATCACTTTTTGCTATCAGCGTTGCTCTCTGCCAGCCGGAGCGACCATCACGATCGCTCCGGCTTTATCGCCACATCATTCGATGTATTAATACAGTACTTAATGCTTTTCGATGTAAAGCATGTGGCTGTACGCCACGTCTTCAGGGTTAGTAATCGGGTAGCCCTTCACCCACGGTTTGATCAAGCGTCCGTTGGTATATTGATAGATCGGCGCAATCGGTGCTTCATCCACCAAGATCTGCTCTGCCCGGTTGTAGTCCGCATTCAGTGCCTGCGGGTTAGTCTGATTACCCGCTTCATCTAGAACACGATCGTAATTCGCGTTTTTAAAGCGCGCGATATTCCCGCTGTGGTGCGAGGCAAGCAGTGAGAGGAATGTCGACGGTTCGTTGTAGTCACCGACCCAGGAGGCCCGCACGACGTCAAAATTACCGCTATTACGGCTGTCGATATAGGTTTGCCACTCTTGATTGGATAAACGCACGTCTACCCCCAGCGTTTTCTTCCACATGGAGGCCACGGCAATCGCGATCTTCTGGTGGCTTTCTGACGTGTTATACAGCAGCGATAATTTCAGCGGATTATTGGGGCCGTAGCCTGCTGCTGCCATCAGCGCTTTTGCCTGCGCATCCAGCTCATCCTGAGAATACTGCTGCAACAGACTTTCCGTCGGTTTGAAGCCCGCGGTGACGTCCGGCGTAAAGTGCCAGGCCGGTTTTTCCCCCGTGCCCAATACTTTTTCCGCAATAACTTTACGATCGATGGCGTAAGACAGCGCTTTTCGCACTCGTACGTCATTGGTCGGCGCACGCTGCGTGTTAAACGCGTAATAATAGGTGCCAAGCTGATCCGGCGTATAAACCTGGCCGGGCAAGTCTTTCAGCAGCTTCTGGTACAGGTTTTTAGGAAACGACTCGGTGATATCGATATCGCCGGACAGATAGCGCTTCGTCGCATTCGATTCCTGATTGATCGGAACAAAGGTCACCTTTGTCAGGCGCGTGTTAGCGTTATCCCAATAATATGGATTCTGCGTGAGCACCAGCTTCTCATTAACAACGCGCTGATCCAGCTTAAACGCGCCATTGCCAATCAGATTGCCTGGCTTCGTCCAGTCGTTCCCGAATTTTTCTATCGTAGCCTGATGCACCGGAAACAGGCTGAAATTCGCCGTCAGGCTGACAAAATAAGGCACGGGCTTGCTGAGCTGCACTTTCAGCGTGTGATCATTGACGGCCGTCACGCCAAGCTGATCGACGGGCAACTTGCCCGCGAGAATCTGTTCGGCGTTTTGAATCCCCGCCAGTCGGGCAAACCAGGCGAACGGCGAGCTGTTTTCAGGGGTGACCAGACGACGCCAGCTGTAGACAAAATCATTCGCCGTAACGGGTTCACCGTTAGACCAGCGGGCATTATCACGCAGGGTAAAGATAAACGTGCGGTTATCGGTCGTCTGCCAGCGCAGCGCTACGCCCGGGACCAGGTTCCCCTGCGCGTCCTGATTGACCAGCCCTTCAAACAGATCGCGTGCCACCTGAGCTTCCGGCAACCCCACCGCT
It encodes:
- the zntB gene encoding zinc transporter ZntB — translated: MESLAGKELQHSGAVHAYQLDGKGGVTPIGEQDVVNSEKPCWLHLDSTLPASVRWLNKTTLVPDSVRNALAGESARPRVTRLGEGTLITLRSINLNANARPDQLVAVRVFITDKLIISTRRRKVLAIDEILTDLKEGNGPTDSGSWLVSIAESLTDHTSEFIDDLHEKIIDLEEDLLEQKIPPRGELALIRKQLIVLRRYMTPQRDVFSRISGEKLPWMQDDDRRRMQEIADRLGRGLEDLDASIARTTVLSDEITALMTEAMNRRTYTMSLLAMVFLPTTFLTGLFGVNLGGIPGGDAPFGFFTFCLMLVILVGGVAWWLKRSKWL
- a CDS encoding peptide ABC transporter substrate-binding protein, coding for MHYGYSAFYAALMAAMTGNAVAAQVPAGTVLAEKQEIVRHIKDEPASLDPIKAVGLPEAQVARDLFEGLVNQDAQGNLVPGVALRWQTTDNRTFIFTLRDNARWSNGEPVTANDFVYSWRRLVTPENSSPFAWFARLAGIQNAEQILAGKLPVDQLGVTAVNDHTLKVQLSKPVPYFVSLTANFSLFPVHQATIEKFGNDWTKPGNLIGNGAFKLDQRVVNEKLVLTQNPYYWDNANTRLTKVTFVPINQESNATKRYLSGDIDITESFPKNLYQKLLKDLPGQVYTPDQLGTYYYAFNTQRAPTNDVRVRKALSYAIDRKVIAEKVLGTGEKPAWHFTPDVTAGFKPTESLLQQYSQDELDAQAKALMAAAGYGPNNPLKLSLLYNTSESHQKIAIAVASMWKKTLGVDVRLSNQEWQTYIDSRNSGNFDVVRASWVGDYNEPSTFLSLLASHHSGNIARFKNANYDRVLDEAGNQTNPQALNADYNRAEQILVDEAPIAPIYQYTNGRLIKPWVKGYPITNPEDVAYSHMLYIEKH